CCGTTGTAAAGTATAAGTTCTGAAAGTTCGTTTATGAAACAGGGTCAAAAAAGTATAAGTTCTCGAGCAGCGTATTTCAAAAAAGCTTCTCAATTTGCTGGGAGCTTTTCTGACGAAATAAGAAAGATAGAGTGGACCAGTAGGAAAGACCTAAAGAGGTGTCTAAAAATTATTTTAGCGAGTGTTTTTTCTTGCGGATTGGCAATTTATTTGATCGATATAACTATTCGAAAGGTGCTTGTTGCTATA
This sequence is a window from Chlamydiifrater volucris. Protein-coding genes within it:
- the secE gene encoding preprotein translocase subunit SecE is translated as MKQGQKSISSRAAYFKKASQFAGSFSDEIRKIEWTSRKDLKRCLKIILASVFSCGLAIYLIDITIRKVLVAIGELVKVVFG